The sequence GGTTTGTACAACGATGTTTTCCATTGCTGGTTCGCCGTTAAGCCATACAAGTCCGTTTTGTCCAACAATAATTTTACAATCTGTTGCTTGTTTAATCATAGAAACCATACTTCCTTTTTTGCCAATGATCCGTGGTACTTTGTTAGTATTTACTTTAATGAATCTTCCGCCTCGAAGTTTATGCAGGCCTTGTCCTTTAACACTGACATCGATGAGGTTTTGTCCACTAACGTTAGTAATTTTTCCAACGAAGTAGTCGCCGATATCATAATATCTTGAAAGGTCTGCTCCTCGTGGGATGAATTCAAATGTTCCATCCTTAATAGGTATAAGTCCGCTATAAGGACTATTTAGTTCTACTCTCCATCCCATACTCAGGATGTCAATTACTCTACCAATAACGACGTCATTTCTTTTTGGCATGTATACGCCAGCAAGAGGAATCGTTTTGATTACTTTGCCATCTACCATACTAACGCCTAATCGATTTGCGAGGATTTGTTCTCCTAATCGGTAGGTGCCATGGCTTGGCAAAAAGTCCATTCCTTCAGCCAGTACTTGGCCAGGAACAACGACTTCTCGTTCTCCAATTTTTAATTCACTCATTTTTTTCTTCTCCTTAGAGTGCCAAAAATTATTTTTTTTGTGCAACTCTTTTTTTTGTATTGAATATATTTAGTTTATTTTATCTATCGTGCAGCCGCCGTGAGAAACATTATTGAGTTCATCAACGAGTTCTGCTTGCATACCTGCAGGAAGTTCAAGTTCTGCCATGAGTGCGCCGTCGTTAAGCCATTGTTCATTGGTGAGTTTTCCAAAGTTTTCAATGCTAGATCGTAGTCGTCCTGCAACACTTGCAGGGATGTGTATGCGTAGTTTCACTGTTTCCAAAGAGATAGGTATGATTGGTCGAAGTTTAGTAATAATTGCATCTATTTGATCTTCTGCTTTTTTAAGATCGTTTACTTTTACTTTTGCTTCTTCAATTGCTGCAATAATTCTATTTTCTGGATGTGGTGTTCCCGTTTTTGGATTAATGGCGTTTCGATGAATAAGGTTGACAATTTTATTCATTTTTCGCTCACGTAATTGTGTTCGATAGTTTTGAGTAAATTGTATTTCTCCTTTTTCAAGCATTACTTGAACAATTGCCTTAGTTTGTGTTGTACTAAACACTTCGGTTAAATCTGCTTCTTTTGCTTGTAGTCCTTTTTTCATGTCTTCATATACATGATCGGAATTAATAATTTCATCAATATCTACAGCGTCTCCTTCTTTATATGCTACTGCTTTATCAGCGTCAATTGCAATTTCAAATGTTTTGCCGTGTGTTTTGTAGCGAACAAGGTTTACTGATATTTGCACGTGATCATCAATGAGCTTATTTCCTTTCATAAAAACACCTCCAGTGTTTGTTTATTGTACAATTTTTGCGATTTCTTGTGGACTAAATTTTTTCATCGTTTTTGTTTCTGCATCAACGTATGCAGCATCAATTCTATTGATATCGAATGTTTCATTTTTTCCATCTAAGAATTTTTTTATGGCAGTTCCTGCAAGTTTTAGTCCTTGTTCAACAGTCATATTTTCTTTGTAATGTTTATGTAATTCTTCAGCAACTTCTGTTTCTCCTTCGCCAATAACTGTTGCTTTATATTGGTAATAAAGGCCTGTTGGATCAGTAAGGAATAATTTTGCGTTATCTTCATCAATACCCGCAACGAGGAGTGAAACGCCGAAAGGTCGTAAACCGCCTGATTGGGTACACATTTGTTTAAGACTACACATATCTTTAACAACAGTTAAAATATCAATTGGTGAGTCATAGGTTACTCTGTTTTCTTGTGCTTTGTTTTGAGCTCGTTCAACAAGTACTCTTGCGTCAGATAATATTCCTGATGCTGTGCTGATGATGTGATCATCTATTTGAAATATTTTTTCAACAGTTTCTGTAACAACGAGTTTGTCAACTATTCGTTTATCAGTTACTAATACTACGCCGTCTTTACAGACTATGCCGATTGCAGTATTGCCGAGTCGGACTGTTTTTTTTGCATACTCTACTTGGAGTAATCTACCGTCGGGACTAAACATCGTAATTGCTCTGTCATATCCCATTACTTGATGTGGCATTGGTTGCATTTTTTATACCTCGTTGGAGGTGCCAAAAATTTCTTCAAATTTTTTAGCATACCTCGTTTGTGTTTTTCACATATGTTCTATAAATAATTGTGTTTGGCTTTTTTTAGAATGCCGGACACTCCCTTAGTGTGAAT comes from Candidatus Woesearchaeota archaeon and encodes:
- a CDS encoding exosome complex protein Rrp4; translated protein: MSELKIGEREVVVPGQVLAEGMDFLPSHGTYRLGEQILANRLGVSMVDGKVIKTIPLAGVYMPKRNDVVIGRVIDILSMGWRVELNSPYSGLIPIKDGTFEFIPRGADLSRYYDIGDYFVGKITNVSGQNLIDVSVKGQGLHKLRGGRFIKVNTNKVPRIIGKKGSMVSMIKQATDCKIIVGQNGLVWLNGEPAMENIVVQTIRKIEEESHTNGLTDRIKIFLEETTGNKIEAREEKFDDENEEAQRVAVYDEQDDNKEDAEVKVIDEAQ
- a CDS encoding ribosome assembly factor SBDS, with the translated sequence MKGNKLIDDHVQISVNLVRYKTHGKTFEIAIDADKAVAYKEGDAVDIDEIINSDHVYEDMKKGLQAKEADLTEVFSTTQTKAIVQVMLEKGEIQFTQNYRTQLRERKMNKIVNLIHRNAINPKTGTPHPENRIIAAIEEAKVKVNDLKKAEDQIDAIITKLRPIIPISLETVKLRIHIPASVAGRLRSSIENFGKLTNEQWLNDGALMAELELPAGMQAELVDELNNVSHGGCTIDKIN
- the psmA gene encoding archaeal proteasome endopeptidase complex subunit alpha; protein product: MQPMPHQVMGYDRAITMFSPDGRLLQVEYAKKTVRLGNTAIGIVCKDGVVLVTDKRIVDKLVVTETVEKIFQIDDHIISTASGILSDARVLVERAQNKAQENRVTYDSPIDILTVVKDMCSLKQMCTQSGGLRPFGVSLLVAGIDEDNAKLFLTDPTGLYYQYKATVIGEGETEVAEELHKHYKENMTVEQGLKLAGTAIKKFLDGKNETFDINRIDAAYVDAETKTMKKFSPQEIAKIVQ